Proteins co-encoded in one Pseudorhizobium banfieldiae genomic window:
- a CDS encoding autotransporter assembly complex protein TamA, which translates to MVTFTASAVVIGLLTASPAHALKLFGINLFGSEEETIEVINPVRYDATLSTGDADSDLAERLENAASLVNDEEQPVSGDLGIVIKAREDRDRLIAVLYEEARYGGTVHISIEGVDIDALPPNPTFDHSRPVPVTVSIIPGPVFRLGSVRFEGDAAGRDPADYDLVPGGEAGSRVILKASERLLVDVKAEGRPLARLTERQVTADHRTLTVDVVTGVVSGPEADFGAVTIKGSRTVKADFIRRYSRLDKGDRYSPEQLRKASERLRELGVFSSITIREAEALAPDGTLPLTIEVSEGKHRYFGFGAEYSSLDGAGLQGYWGHRNLFGEAEALRIEGKVSGIGATTDVTTFDYSAGIVFTKPGFPVPEATFESRLEAKSETPDDIYEAQTVIGSAGLSYELNETDTLKAGGEIAWINADDAFGENDYLTFSVPVAFERDARDNKLDPTEGYWATISAKPSYEFFNGNVFSSFEGSLSGYLGMGAEDNIVLAGKVSAGTLIGAEDLADIPVTRRFFAGGGGSVRGYAFREISPYNDAEEALGGRSYALASFEVRTKITENIGLVPFIDVGTVSTEIVPDFSDIRAGAGIGIRYATPFGPLRLDVAVPLRKYDGGSDYGIYAGIGQSF; encoded by the coding sequence ATGGTGACGTTCACGGCCTCTGCCGTCGTGATCGGCCTTCTGACGGCCTCGCCGGCTCATGCTCTCAAGCTGTTCGGCATCAATCTGTTTGGGTCCGAGGAAGAGACCATAGAGGTCATCAATCCCGTTCGGTACGACGCCACGCTGTCCACAGGCGACGCCGACTCCGATCTTGCCGAACGCCTGGAGAATGCCGCCTCTCTTGTCAACGATGAGGAACAGCCGGTGTCGGGAGACCTTGGTATCGTTATCAAGGCACGAGAAGACCGGGACCGGCTGATCGCAGTCCTCTATGAGGAGGCCCGCTATGGCGGCACCGTCCATATCAGCATCGAGGGCGTTGATATCGACGCCCTCCCCCCAAACCCGACTTTCGATCACTCACGCCCTGTGCCGGTTACAGTCAGCATCATACCCGGCCCGGTCTTCAGGCTCGGCTCGGTGCGGTTCGAGGGTGACGCTGCCGGACGCGATCCCGCCGACTACGACCTTGTCCCGGGAGGAGAAGCCGGTTCCCGCGTCATTCTGAAAGCAAGCGAACGTCTGCTTGTCGATGTGAAGGCAGAAGGACGTCCGCTGGCGCGTCTGACGGAGCGGCAGGTCACCGCCGACCATCGGACGCTGACGGTGGATGTGGTGACGGGTGTGGTCAGCGGCCCCGAAGCCGACTTCGGCGCGGTGACGATCAAGGGATCACGAACCGTGAAGGCGGATTTCATCCGTCGCTATTCGCGGCTGGACAAGGGTGACCGCTACTCGCCCGAGCAGTTGCGGAAGGCCTCGGAACGTCTGCGTGAACTGGGCGTATTTTCAAGCATCACGATTCGCGAGGCAGAAGCGCTTGCACCCGACGGAACACTTCCCCTCACCATCGAGGTTTCCGAGGGCAAGCATCGTTATTTCGGATTCGGTGCAGAATACTCCTCGCTGGATGGTGCAGGCCTGCAGGGCTACTGGGGCCACCGAAACCTCTTCGGGGAGGCTGAAGCGCTTCGGATAGAAGGCAAGGTATCGGGCATCGGCGCCACAACGGACGTGACGACCTTCGACTATTCCGCCGGCATCGTCTTCACCAAGCCCGGATTTCCCGTTCCGGAAGCCACATTCGAGTCGCGTCTGGAGGCGAAAAGCGAGACGCCCGACGACATATACGAAGCGCAGACGGTCATCGGCTCTGCCGGCCTCTCCTACGAACTCAACGAGACCGACACACTGAAGGCTGGCGGAGAAATTGCCTGGATCAATGCCGACGACGCCTTCGGCGAAAACGATTACCTGACATTCAGCGTCCCCGTCGCGTTCGAGCGGGATGCCCGTGACAACAAGCTCGACCCGACGGAGGGATACTGGGCGACGATCTCGGCAAAGCCCTCCTACGAATTCTTCAACGGTAACGTCTTCTCCTCATTCGAGGGCTCGCTCTCCGGGTATCTGGGTATGGGAGCCGAAGACAACATCGTCCTCGCGGGTAAGGTTTCGGCCGGCACGCTGATCGGTGCGGAGGATCTCGCCGACATCCCCGTGACCCGCCGGTTCTTTGCCGGCGGCGGAGGATCGGTCCGCGGCTATGCATTTCGTGAGATTTCGCCCTATAATGACGCCGAGGAAGCCTTGGGCGGACGTTCTTACGCGCTCGCATCATTCGAGGTCAGGACCAAGATCACCGAGAATATCGGTCTGGTACCATTCATTGACGTCGGGACGGTCTCGACCGAAATCGTGCCTGATTTCTCCGATATCCGTGCCGGTGCGGGTATCGGGATTCGGTATGCGACGCCATTTGGGCCGCTACGCCTCGACGTTGCAGTACCGCTTCGGAAATATGACGGCGGCAGCGACTACGGCATCTATGCCGGGATCGGGCAATCGTTCTGA